In Sulfuriferula thiophila, the genomic stretch CCCTTGCCTTTGGCCGTCTCAGTGACTGGCTGCGCAGCACCCTGAGCCAGGCGCAAGCAGACAGCGACCCGCTCACCACCCGCCCAGAGCAGCTGGATAAACTCATCGCCACCACTGAACGCCTCGGCTATGCCAACGCCTTCACCGCCATCGACGCCACCCGCCCATGGCGCCCGGCACAGACTCAACAGCTCAATCATCGCCCCACCGAATACGGCAGCCAGACGGCCCGCGTCGTTGGCTTTGACAACAACCACAGCGACAACCCCGAGCAACTCGGCAACGACGAAATCTGCACCGACCAGCTAGGCCGCATCCGCATCCGTTTCCACTGGCAAGACCCGCTCGACCAGACCAATAGCCGCGCCAGCTGCTGGGTACGCGTCGCCCAGCGCAGCGCAGGGGGCGGCATGGGCAGCCAGTTCCTGCCGCGCATCGGCCAGGAAGTGCAAGTGCAATTCCTCGAAGGCGACATCGACCGCCCTGTCATCATCGGCGCTCACTACAACGGCCAGGGCGAAGCCGGCACCGCCGCCAGCCCCAACGGCCAGCAAACCGACAGCGACACCAGCGCCTTTACCCAGTCCAGCGACACCCGCGCCAGCGCGCAGAGCAACCTCACCGCCGGCAACGCCCCCGTCTGGCACGGCGCCAGCAGCGCCACGGACGAACACAACAACGCCGCCGCCCAATGGGGCATCCGCAGCCAGGAATACAACGGCAGCGGCTACAATCAGCTCGTCTTCGACGACAGCGACAGCCAAGGCCGCATCCAGCTCAAAACCACCCAATCCGGCACCGAACTCAACCTCGGTCACCTTATCCACACCGCCGACAACCGCCGCGGCAGCTATCGCGGCAAAGGCATCGAACTGCGCACCGACGCCTGGGGCAGCCTGCGCGCCGGATCCGGCTGGCTCATCACCAGCTACGGCGTCAGCCACAGCCAAAGCCAGCGCCAACCCGCAGGCGACCTGCCCGCCAGCTACGGCCTGTTGCACACCGCCAATAAACTCGGCGCCAGCCTCAGCCAGCTTGCCGACAGCCACCTAAGCGTCGGCATCGCCGCCCTCAAAGGCAGCAGCAACGCCAACGCCAGCAGCCTCAATGACAGCGCCGCACCGATCCCCGCATTAAGCAAAGTCATGCAAGGCATGGTCAACGCCAATCAGCTCGACGCCGCGCAAGATGACGCAAGTACCCAAAACACGCAACCATCAGACCAGCATCTGCCGCACCACACCGACCCCATCATCAGTCTCATCGCCAAAAATGATTTAAGCCTAACCGCAAGGCAAAACATACAATTCAACACCGGCGAAACCCTCAACCTGCTCAACGCCGCAGACAGCCAGCACAGCACTGGCGGCACCTGGCGCATCCACAGCGGCCAGGCCATCGGCCTCACCGCTGGTGGCATGCAAAAGAACGCCACCGCAGGCTTGCAACTCATCGCCGCTCAGGGCGACACCACCCTTCAGGCACACAGCGACAGCATCAGCCTCAAAGCCAAAGACAACCTCGACATCAAAAGCGCGCAAGACAGCATCGACTTTGCCGCCGCGACCGACATCACCCTGCGTACCGCGGGCGGTGCCAGTATCAAGATAGCGGGTGGTAATATTACGGTGCAGTGCCCGGGCAAGATACTGGTGCAGGCGGGGCAGAAGAGTTTTACGGGTGGGACGAGTATGAGCTATCCATTAGCAACATTACCTACCGCAGAATGGATTAACAAACAGAGTGTGAGATTCTGTTTTGCAGGAAGCGATGAGCTGGTAGATGATATGGCGCTGGTTGATAAGGCATATCGGATTGTTGATGCTGAAGGTGCAGTGCTGGCGGCAGGAAATATACCTAAAGATGGGCGATTGCCTCGGATAGTGACCGATAGCAATAAAGCTGTGAATATCGAAATAGGCGAGAATAAGTGGCAACGATCTTTCTCAGTGGTTAGCCAATCAAGAGACAGTGAATTCACCAATGATAATGTTTCTGTTGAATATGACCCTTATATAGCCAGATTACAAAAAGACCAAAATGAAGCTTTTTTAAATAAAGAGCAGTTGTTGAAACTGATTGGTAACATCCAAGGAGAGGCCTAAAATGTTTTCTATTTTCATTAAGTTAGATTATTTATTACGTTTGGTAATAATGTTTGGTTTCATGAGTTTACACATTATGACCGCACAAGCTGAGGAATACTCTACAGGTTCACATAATGTCAAATCTGAGCAAGGTACTCTGTCCATTAATGTAGGTCATGTAAATCATTTTAATGACCATGATTTTTATGTATACAGTTTTTTATTCCAGCCTAAAGGCAGTAATGATTGGAATCAAGTTCCTAGAATAGAAAAAGCAGACGATCCTAAAATGCTGTTTACGGTTCAAACAAAACATTCGGCTGATTTACAGTTCTTTGATGCAAAAATAATTAATGATAAGAAGATGCAATTGATTACAGTCAATATGGAAACGGGTGAAACCTTGGCTGATAAAGGTCCAATAACTGTAATTACTTATACGTTGGTTAAGCTTGATGATTATGATAGATGGGTTTTTTTACGTACAAATGTTAAAAAAATTGAGTCCAAGTTAACCGTTGAGCAGATATTGAAAAACACAAAATAACCCAACAAAAAGTCATTTTAAGGAAATGGTTTACCATGACTAAATTTATAAATGCTATTTACTATCCTGATATATTGACCGTAGAGTATATCGCGGATAATGGTGATCATCTTTTACGCTCAGGTGGAACGATCGCGTGGCGTTTTAACAATCCAGGTAATTTACGACCAGGTTCAAAATATACTTTGCAAATTGGCAAGGGGAAAACTAAAAGCGGTGAATTTTTAATTTTCCCAACAGTGGAGGCCGGTCGTGCTGAAAAAAAAGGCTTGTTGTTACGCAAATATAAAGGTGACACCATAATTCAGATGATGAAGCAGTACGCACCGCCTAGCGAAAATGATACTGCTAAATATACAGATTACATCACTACAAAATCAGGATTAAGCAAAG encodes the following:
- a CDS encoding type VI secretion system Vgr family protein, whose amino-acid sequence is MTNFIESMSTQMADSLTAFTGYGSDTRLYEFTLRDSDDLTLWFNKGSLLVEAFSSQDGLHQLAHTDVLVLSRRPDLPIAKLMGRNASLHISQADASRTRITGIISHAQSLGSDGGLSRYQLRISPWLGLLDQNAHSRVWQEQPIESIIDSILTDYAPHAHWQWSEDTHSLLQQLPARSYCIQYRETDLGFISRLLAEDGLSWRMEQDDPNAPDGHSLVIFADSTHTSACPANPDNGATGLRYAGTGSQQQTDSITALSVAHSLQPARLTLASYDYKAKAITTASTPTDLKLGGQHYSQLPPVEHYDHPGLYAFTDNDQATRHAALRIQAHELRHQYWQGQSTVRSLRAGQRFQIDGNPRLESEATPDTFITSHVTQLGINNLPDTVAEHATLAFGRLSDWLRSTLSQAQADSDPLTTRPEQLDKLIATTERLGYANAFTAIDATRPWRPAQTQQLNHRPTEYGSQTARVVGFDNNHSDNPEQLGNDEICTDQLGRIRIRFHWQDPLDQTNSRASCWVRVAQRSAGGGMGSQFLPRIGQEVQVQFLEGDIDRPVIIGAHYNGQGEAGTAASPNGQQTDSDTSAFTQSSDTRASAQSNLTAGNAPVWHGASSATDEHNNAAAQWGIRSQEYNGSGYNQLVFDDSDSQGRIQLKTTQSGTELNLGHLIHTADNRRGSYRGKGIELRTDAWGSLRAGSGWLITSYGVSHSQSQRQPAGDLPASYGLLHTANKLGASLSQLADSHLSVGIAALKGSSNANASSLNDSAAPIPALSKVMQGMVNANQLDAAQDDASTQNTQPSDQHLPHHTDPIISLIAKNDLSLTARQNIQFNTGETLNLLNAADSQHSTGGTWRIHSGQAIGLTAGGMQKNATAGLQLIAAQGDTTLQAHSDSISLKAKDNLDIKSAQDSIDFAAATDITLRTAGGASIKIAGGNITVQCPGKILVQAGQKSFTGGTSMSYPLATLPTAEWINKQSVRFCFAGSDELVDDMALVDKAYRIVDAEGAVLAAGNIPKDGRLPRIVTDSNKAVNIEIGENKWQRSFSVVSQSRDSEFTNDNVSVEYDPYIARLQKDQNEAFLNKEQLLKLIGNIQGEA